One window from the genome of Salvia miltiorrhiza cultivar Shanhuang (shh) chromosome 7, IMPLAD_Smil_shh, whole genome shotgun sequence encodes:
- the LOC130995661 gene encoding uncharacterized protein LOC130995661, translating into MPRSSRTGILVFDPEIEKTARKLKKQAKEWKKRSNSAPSSLEEQPKIEVPMDDRDEDDREIVDPRQERPQLIRELGRHRNNRPLCIVLPAINGNAEIRPGFIQVLPKFGDLPGESAHKHLAEFDLVCSTLRPHGFTENNLRLLTFSHTLQGRARDWLFDLPPGSIRTWGDLEEQFLRKFFPESRAANLRMAISSIKQKKAESLADYWERFQQLCRKCPDHGFSDYQLLTNYFYRGMSSFDRKIVDAACGGSLTNKTLDEAKQLIVDMVSNGQQYEDEDDDRYRPVQKVEDSNMNERIDALTSLVRGLADNNTEQACMGSADEQEMNAQRQRRNDPFSNTYNPGWRNHPNFRWRQQEPGMYAPNPPQAGRYAHTRRFSRRTAAAHRR; encoded by the exons atgccCCGTTCTTCTCGTACAGGCATATTAGTTTTTGATCCAGAAATCGAGAAAACCGCACGAAAGTTAAAGAAGCAAGCTAAGGAGTGGAAAAAGAGATCAAATTCTGCCCCATCAAGTCTTGAGGAACAACCAAAAATAGAAGTTCCAATGGATGACCGTGATGAGGACGATAGAGAGATCGTGGATCCTCGACAGGAAAGACCTCAACTGATCAGAGAGTTAGGCCGTCATAGAAACAATCGCCCTTTGTGCATTGTCCTTCCTGCCATTAATGGCAACGCTGAAATACGGCCTGGTTTCATTCAAGTGCTACCCAAGTTCGGTGATTTACCTGGAGAGAGTGCACACAAGCATCTGGCTGAATTTGATCTAGTTTGCTCAACTCTACGCCCTCATGGTTTtactgaaaataatttgaggctCTTGACTTTCTCTCATACTTTGCAGGGTAGAGCGAGAGATTGGCTTTTTGATCTTCCTCCTGGTTCGATTAGAACTTGGGGAGATTTAGAAGAACAATTCTTGCGAAAATTCTTTCCTGAGTCCAGAGCTGCAAATTTGAGAATGGCCATTAGCAGCATTAAACAGAAGAAGGCGGAGAGTCTAGCCGattattgggagagattccaacagCTGTGTCGCAAGTGTCCTGATCATGGATTTTCTGACTACCAATTGCTTACTAACTATTTTTATCGtggtatgtcttcttttgataggaAAATTGTTGACGCTGCTTGTGGTGGAAGCTTGACCAATAAAACTTTGGACGAAGCAAAGCAACTCATCGTTGACATGGTTTCAAATGGCCAAcaatatgaggatgaggatgatgatcgtTATAGGCCAGTGCAGAAAGTAGAAGATTCCAACATGAACGAGAGAATTGATGCTCTCACCTCTTTAGTTAGAGGACTTGCT GATAATAATACTGAGCAAGCGTGCATGGGATCCGCTGATGAGCAAGAGATGAACGCACAAAGGCAAAGGCGAAACGACCCTTTTTCCAACACCTACAATCCAGGGTGGAGAAACCACCCAAATTTTAGGTGGAGACAGCAGGAACCAGGGATGTACGCGCCAAATCCGCCGCAGGCTggacggtatgcccataccagaC